The Campylobacter sp. MIT 99-7217 nucleotide sequence AGTAAATTTGTAATATCTTTTTTATCAAGCATGATTTTAAGTTGCTTTTTATATAAAAATATATCTTTTCCAAGCTTAAAATCAACAAAAACCCCTGTTTCATCACTGCCATGAGTGATTTTAAAAGCTTCATCTACGCTTAAAACGCTTCCAAAACAAAGTTTGCAAAAAAGCAAGATGAAAAAAAAGAAACGCAAGATAACTCCAAATAGCGAATTTAAGCTCTCATTATAAATTCTTATGGTAAATTTATGTTAAATTATTTTTAAAGGATAAGTGATGAAAAGCGTAGAACTTCAGGGTCTAAAGATTGAAGACTTGGATAAAGAGGAGCAAAAGCAAACTCGTAAGAAAATAGATACAAATGTTCAAAAAGACTTAAAAAAAGAAGATAAGAAAAAAGAAGACTATGTGGAAATTAAGATCAAAAAAAGCACCTTAGACTATGAAAAGGAGCTTGAGAAACTCCAAATCGAGCTTTTAAAATTTCAAAACTATGTTAAAGAAAAAGGTTTAAAGGTTCTTATCATCACAGAAGGACGCGATGCAGCGGGCAAGGGTGGTTCTATAAAAAGATTGACCGAGCATTTAAATCCTAGAGGGTGTCGTGTCGTTGCTCTTGAAAAGCCAAGTGAGGTGGAAAAAACGCAGTGGTATTTTCAACGCTATATTTCACATTTGCCAGCAGGTGGCGAAATAGTTATTTTTGATAGATCGTGGTATAATAGAGCTGGCGTTGAGCCTGTAATGGGTTTTTGTACTCCTGCTGAACATAAACATTTTTTAAGAGAAGTGCCTTTGTTTGAACAAATGCTTGTTGAGAGTGGAATTTTACTTTTTAAATTTTATTTTTCTGTTTCAAAAGAAGAACAAAAAAGACGCTTTGAAAGCCGAAAAAATGATCCTTTAAAACAATACAAACTTTCTCCTGTAGATGCAAAATCACAAGAGCTTTGGGACAAATATACCGTTGCTAAATACTCCATGCTTCTTGCTTCAAATACCAAAGAATGCCCTTGGACTATTATCAGTTCTGATAACAAGAAAAAAGCAAGATTAAATGTTTTTAGGTATATTCTTAGTAAGGTTGAATACCCAAATAAAAGCACGAAAATCAAAACAGTAGATTCAAAACTTGTTCGAAACGGAGAAGAAGAAATCCGCAAAATGGAAGCAAATTTGCAAAAAAGTGATGAAAAATTTCAAAAATTAGAGGATTCTAAATGATCGAAAAAATCAAGCTTTTAAGCAAGAAGTATTATCCTAAGATTAAAGAACTTCGTCATCAAATTCACATGCACCCTGAGCTTGAATTTGAAGAAGAAAATACAGCAAAGCTTATATGTGAGTGTTTAGATGAAGCTAAAATTCCTTATAAAAAGGGTAT carries:
- the ppk2 gene encoding polyphosphate kinase 2, whose product is MKSVELQGLKIEDLDKEEQKQTRKKIDTNVQKDLKKEDKKKEDYVEIKIKKSTLDYEKELEKLQIELLKFQNYVKEKGLKVLIITEGRDAAGKGGSIKRLTEHLNPRGCRVVALEKPSEVEKTQWYFQRYISHLPAGGEIVIFDRSWYNRAGVEPVMGFCTPAEHKHFLREVPLFEQMLVESGILLFKFYFSVSKEEQKRRFESRKNDPLKQYKLSPVDAKSQELWDKYTVAKYSMLLASNTKECPWTIISSDNKKKARLNVFRYILSKVEYPNKSTKIKTVDSKLVRNGEEEIRKMEANLQKSDEKFQKLEDSK